The segment tctggGATAATGGTGATCAGCTGggaattataaaaaaaaaaccctttggtAACTTTTTCTTGAGGAGTTAAAACCGTGCAGGATTTTTGCCTTCTTGGCTCTGGTTTCCTCTTTCCCTGCCAGATATCATTATAGGGATTCAAGAAGGATGAGTAATTAAAACCCATGCAAACAATGTGTCGGacaattaaatttaaatgtcCGCTTGATGAGGCAACACGGGTGAGTAAACgcagagctcctggagccgATGCCCTGCGGAGGCAGAAAGGACCGCGGGGATTCACCCCACTCCCAGGGACCCTCTGAAAAGGGATCTGGGGACCCAGACACCGGGGACAAAGTGCCTGTTGCCTTCGGGGCTGCAGGGGTACCACGGGCTGCACTCCAAAATATCGCACCGGCACGGCAACCCTTGAGCTGCCCGCGAATTAAAAACAAGGATGGGGAAACCCCCTATGTTTTTTCTCgggaaataaatgtaaatagCAGTAAAAGATTTAAAAGGGGGGACCCAGGACGCACTGGGGCGGCGGCCCGAGGGGCAGCCTGGGCGGagggccggcccggcccggccggggcaggggggcggtggcggtgccggcgggagcggggcgggccggggcgggcgcggcggggtCCGGCGGCGGGATCCACCTGCGGGAGgcgccgctccgccccgccccggcccgccccgctcccAGCGCGCCGCCGAGGGCCGGCGCCCggcgggagggaggggaggcGCTCCCGAGCCCCGCGGAGGCGGCGGAGAGATGGGACCGTCCGCGGCCCCGCCACCTGCCTGAGCCGctcccggagccgccgccgccgccgccgcggggagCCGGTAGGTAGCGGGCCCGCCGGCCCGGAGGGCGCCCCGGGGGACAAAGGGGCGCGGGAGGATGGGGAGCCCCGGGCAGTGCTTCCCTCACCTGCCCGGCCATGCGGGGCTCCGGGCGGTGCGAGCGGCTGTCCCGGCCCGGGGCGAGCGCTCCCTTCGCGCAGGGCTTAATGTTTAACCCCGCTCGCACCCACCGGGGCGCACCGGGCACCGCCTCCCCGGCGGCGCCGGCGGCAAAAGGGCGAACGCGGCTGCTCGCCGCCGGTCCCCGCTGCCGGTGACCAACTCTGAAAGGACGGCGGGTGAGGGAGCCGCTGGGATAGAATTggcctttgctgctttttcatgCCTTGGAGGCGTCTGACGGTAGCGCTCCGCTGCGGTCCTGTACTTGGATTCATCGCTGTGTCTGAGTACATTAGTATTTTTGGGGTGGCCTTTTAAGACGTACGTGACACGATCTCTCCAGTGAAGcggctgctggagcctggggaAGTTGTCTTTTGCCTCCTGCCCCGAGCAGGGTCCGAGGGGTTGGTGAGGTCTCACCGGACCCAGCTTGTGCAGCTGCCCCGTCCTCAGGTGGTTCGGAAGCCCTGGGGATGCCGGTCCTTCCTGCAGCTTACCCCGTTATTCGAACTGGCCGTCACTGTCTGCTTGTAATGCAGAGTGCTCGTGTACCGTGATACCGAAGCTGCTTGACAtgcagggaaagagaaagaagggaaaaaggagggtGAAAGGAGGCAGTCCTAGGAATTGGACTAAATGGAAACTGATGTACGCATCAGCGTACTATGCTCCCTTTCCTTTGTGTGTGCATGGCACTGACACAAGCGCCGAAATAGCCGCTGTGCCCGGTGTGTGTGCTCACGGACACAGCCGTGGCCTGTCAGGATCAAAGTTAGTTTCAGGTTTTCCGAAGCATCTCTTCACAGCCCTCAGTCAAGCAGATAAGGCAGTGTAACCCTCACACCATCCTCAGCATCTCAGACAAGGCTAATAAAGTTGTTAGATTTTAATGGCAGGAAGGCTTCTGTAGTTATTAACGTGCAACTCCattatttttgctgtgttttaacAAGTTCTGTgaccaggaaaagcagcagaggtaTTTTGGCACGGCACTGACAGTGATTTAGTTCTCCTGTATGATTTGGTTCGAggcagatttttctctctcGCTGTCTTGGTGTTCTCTCTTcggttttttgtggttttttttttttttttttttttttttttgttttgttttgttttgttttgttttgttttgttttttttttttggtatgttAATCTTTCTGGCTTCCAGCACTGTGGAAAAACTTTCTTCATTTCAAAATGTAATGGAGACTGGTTCCTGGGCTTTCATACTAGATGATCCATgatttattgttatttaaccATCTATTACAAGAACCACCCCTGAAGTAGTGAACTCTTGCAGAAAAATTACTTGCTTATTAGAAAATTATTCATGTCCATCCTGAACAAGGCAGTTTTCTTTCAGCAGCATCTATCTGGGGGTGTGAATGCCCATAGCAAGCAGGAAAATATGTCTGTAAAGTGTTTTAGCAGCATGGGGATCCCCGGGGTAGCTGTCACTGTTTCCATTCTCTAAACAATTTTAATGCCATTAGTGAGTGTGATTATGTACAAACCGCTTCTAGGGGGTTCCTAGGCTGGATGTCAGAGCAGGGCTTTGTGCTGAGTCAAAGGGTGGATTGAGTTTATGACACAGTTTAAATAGAAACAGAAGAGCAGAGCTACAGTAGAGCAGCACATCGTAATTCATTCAGCGCCGGTCTGTGATAGCCGTGCAGGGAAGTGCTCGCTCCTTACCACTTTGTTCCTTTTGAGAACACCTCCCAGGGTCACCCATGAGTAAGTAGCTGAGGACAGAGAATTTTAaccctggggttttttttcagctttttggttgtgtttcaaataaaaagagaaagtaaaaggaaagaagagcCTTACTGGAAAGTCTCTGCTTAAATGTGGACTGCTTTTTCAATTCCTTCATTTTTAAGAGGAAGGGTCGACACAGAAAGAGGTACTGTGCACTAATTTGCATCCTGTTATAAATAAGAcatatttattctatttattgCTGCTTAGATCTGATTTAGTACCAGTTATGTCTCCAGATGGAATATAACTATGAAGACTTCAGTAAATGAGTACTGTTTAGCTTCTACAGTCAGGTATAAACTCACAAGTGTATTTTTGTCAggtttaaataacattttaaataatagaaAAGTTCTGTAACTGatgaaaaggcttttttatCCCCTAGAGCTGCAATGTGATCACAGCACAgaagcagcaggggaaggggtGGGAGGCTTTCTCGGAGACGTAAAGTGGAGTAAGTACCACTttacacagcacagacacaaatACTATCTACTAAAGCCTTTTTTCTGGGACCAGCTCGAGTCCTGTCTCCTGTCTTGTTCTGCTCATAGGGCGGCTGCCCTCTGCTGTCTAAAGCTGCCCTTCCAAGTGCGGGTGGTGctgtggtggtgatggtggggAGATAAGGGAGGGCAGGTTGCAGGGCGAGGTAATCTCTCTTCTCATCCCAGATGCCAATCTCAGAGAAAGCAAAGGGGCTGTTTGGCACACAGTCCCTTCATCAGTAGTCTGACTGCTTGTGCAAATAACTGACAAGAGGCTTCTGTTTTTCCCCTGCCATCTAAATAAACCAGCCAAAGGCCAGCAGAGGCTCAGTTAGTATGAATGGGTTTTAGCTTCAAGAAGTGGCATGAGTGGTGCAATTTAGAGAGATTCCATCTGTCAAGAAAGCTGAGGGCAATGAGGGCAAACTGCATAGAAATACGTGCTCTTAATGATAGGATCAGCTACCTGATGCACAGTTTAACTGTGTTTTAATCTATCAGCTCCTAACTCGAAACCAGTGAGCACTGCTGCACGCAGCCCTCACTGACACAAGCAGGACAGCTGGCAGTTGGCTTACACCAGTGTATATTGTCTTTGTGGGGATGGAGCAGTATCATTTGTCCCTgttactgtcttttttttctgtcttcctaaTTGCTGTTCTACAACAGTATACATGATAATACAGCAGGTGTTCCCTGTGCCATCCTTACAGCAGTTTGAAACTCTCTCATTTCTTAGCTTGAAAAATGCAGCTACATCCAATATTAAAATTTGCTGTGGAAGGAGTCAGACGAGCTGGTAGTTTTCCTTGGATACCAAGTATTTTCTGATTTTGGGACATCCAAAATGATGCAATTCTGATTAATGTTTAAAATGGCTTGTATTTGCTAGAATGTGTCATCTGTTAGGTGTAAAGCATCACATTTGGTAGAGACTAACCTAGGAAAAAAGTATGTTCCTTTAAAGGTGTCCTCTTTGTCAGTGAAAAATTTGCCAACAGAATGTGTGGTCACTTCTGAAAGAGTCAATACCTGCCTCTGTGGGTTTCAGTAGCATCAGTTCTGTTCATCTACATCTGCTTTTTGGGCTTAAAGTCTTTTGATATCTTGCATGAGTCAattgatattttaaacattttgtgCTTTCATTATAGCCTCCATTCCCAAAGAGAATGGTACCAAAAATCTAAGAATCTAGGCCCAAAATTTGATTTTAACACCACTGGACATGAGCAGCCTGCAGCTTTCAAAGTCTTTTTTGGTGCAACTCACAGGTGGAGTATTCCTACACAAAACATTGGagagaaggatttttctttttattcttagATAGCTGTGGTCATTTCCTGTGTGATTTGCTTTGGTTTACTCGTTTGAGGCATTTCAGGAATGATCCTGCAGTTGTGATCAGTGTAGCCTCAGCAGGGTTTTAAATATGTGTAAGCTCAACATAATTGTGAACTTTCATTTGAATAATCTTTGTGTGAGGGAGATCCTGCCTGCCTTCTTGCCCAGGGCACAGTGCCTCCTGCAGCGATTCAGCTGTATGGCTAATTTCAAATAAACTGAAGTTACGCATTTTTTTGACACAGCACTAATGCACGCTGTTCTCTGCAGTCTCAGGCACTCTGCCTGCGGTTCATAAACACATTTACAGTCGCGTTTGCCTCCCTGTGCTCAGAGGGGGTTGGTTTGCATTTCTAATTAATTGAGTTTATAAAGCAATAAGCCAGTGTGTTAACTGAAAATTCCCTCAAGAATTGTAATCTTCCTTCATTAGCTGCCTATGTGTAATCAGATCACCCTTTCTCATGTAAGCCTTGGGGAGAGCCAGTGCCACGTGGTGCAGAACCTTTGTCTGGTGTGAGTTGCAAGGGGAGGTGAGTCTCCTCTGTGGTCACAttctgcagcccagcccctgtcaGGTCACCTTCTTTGTCCCCCCACCTGTCCCTACCATCAGCCTGATGCCTCTGGCTGAGACAGCAGATGGTGTGAAGAGATTTAAAGGACATCTTTCAACGAAGTCAGAGAGCAGGGGAGAGCTTTCAGAGAGTGTTCTAATCCAGCTGAAGACAAACACATTTACTCTTTGCAGGAGCTCTGTTAACTAGAGGAATGGATTTAAAcagaatctgaattttttttaaaccgTGTGAAGACAAGTACTGTAACTTCCCACTGATGTCATCTGGGAGTTGGTGGCTCATCACACCTGAGGGTTAGATGTCCTGTATTTCAGTGTTAACCTGGGACACTTGTTTCAAGACTCAGGCTAAGGCATTATTTTGGCGCTGAGAAATCTGAGCTACCTAATGTGAGTTAACTCCATTCAAATCGCTTGACCTTTATTACGTTTATACTGGGTTAGTAAGCCGCTACTTAGCAAGGTAGGATAGTCTTGCAATGAGTTTGGGTGAATAACTGtatttgcttttgctttccaCAGACCGACATTCAGAATGGCAGCCTTGTCCACTTTAATCCTGCTTTTGTGTGCTGCTAAAGATGTGATGCCTTCCAGTCCTCACTGGAAGCCAACTTGGCCGTCTTACAGAGTTCCCGTTATCCTGCCGCAGTCTACCCTGAACTTGGACAAACCACAGTTCGATGCTGAAGCCAGACTGGAAGTGGTATCTCCGTGTGGCCCAGCATGCCACAAAAGTTCTCCGCTGCCAACTTACGAAGAAGTGAAGAACTACTTGTCCTACGAAACCTTGTACGCCAATGGCAGCCTCACAGAAACTGAAGTGGGCATATATATTCTGAACAACGGCGGCGATGGCTCTCGAGGCAGATCTCGAACTAAGAGGCAGATCTATGGCTATGACAGCAGGTTTAGCAtttttggaaaagacttcttGTTGAATTACCCATTCTCCACATCGGTGAAGCTCTCCACAGGTTGCACGGGGACGCTGGTGGCTGAAAAGCATGTTCTTACTGCTGCTCATTGTATCCATGATGGAAAGAGTTACGTCAAAGGAGCTCAGAAACTGCGGGTGGGGTTCCTAAAGCCCAAACAGAAAGATGGCAGCAAAGGGTCCAATATCACCAACTCGGCAATGCCCGAGAAAATGAAATTCCAGTGGATCCGAGTGAAACGGACGCATGTCCCCAAGGGATGGATCAAAGGCAATGCCAATGACATTGGCATGGATTATGACTatgccctgctggagctgaagAAGCCGCACAAAAGAAAGTTTATGAAGATAGGTGTGAGCCCACCCGCAAGACACTTACCTGGAGGGAGGATTCACTTCTCTGGCTACGACAATGACCGTCCGGGAAACCTGGTTTACCGTTTCTGTGATGTCAAGGATGAAACGTACGACCTGTTGTACCAGCAGTGCGATGCCCAGCCGGGTGCGAGTGGATCTGGGGTATATGTGAGGATGTGGAAGAGGCAGAACCACAAATGGGAGCGTAAAATTATTGGTATATTTTCAGGCCATCAGTGGGTGGACATGAATGGCACCCCGCAGGATTTCAATGTAGCCGTTCGCATTACACCCCTCAAATACGCACAGATCTGTTACTGGATCAAAGGCAACTACCTTGACTGCAGGGAAGGATAAAGACAATGAAACTCCTTGAAAGCACTTAATGACTGGTTTTTGTTACTCATCTGAGGAAAGGCTAGACTTGTGCTGCCAATGCATGTGATCACGTAACATCGGGAGGTGATAAGTAGCTTTTCAAGCCAGCCACCTTGTTCTTAGGACAGGGACTGTGTGGTGCTATCATTACAGCCTGAAACTGGGGAGAAAGGAACGTCTGCAgggtggggaaggagcaggtgGACTTGCTGAATTTGCAGCTGAGCAACTGAAGATTAATTAGGGGCGGATCAGTAAACAGTATGAAAACAGAACCGTCTCCAAAGAATCTTGTAAAAGGGACGCTGTTGACTATCTCATGCCTAcaatgtttgttttaataaatcCTAGGATTAGTAGAAATGCTTTGATCtgaacttttaaaagaaaatatttctatgctGTTGGGGGCTGAAGAGGGGCATTTAATGGTGTTTGCAACCCAAACATTACAGCTTTGTGTTCCTGCATGAGAAAAGGGAGTGTGAAAAGGGCAAGGCATGCGCTGTGGGAGATGAATGCCACACAAATAGCGTGAAGGGTAAATAACCACATAACACTTCTAACTTCCTTTCAGCCTGAGTGATTTGAGACTTTATTAGTAACATAGttaagaaaaatgctttttgagCAAACAGACCTTGACGTTGCAAGGATTTGACTGTGAAGATGATGTTGGTTATATGATCAGTGCCATTACATCCTGCTTTGGGAAACACAAATTGCACATGGGATTAAATCTTTATAGGAGCTGGGACCTATGAAGGAGCAGGATCCCTATGAATATACTAGAAAGCATGTGGGGAAAGGGAGTTACGTGTTTATGACCTACTTAGACCTTTTAAGGAAAATCTCATGTTAGCAACTCAGATTTTTGGAGGGGAAGCCTGTCTTCATTCTTGCTATCTACCTAATAATGCACCATATAGAGGGACCCTGGACTTGTAAGTGTCTCTCAGCCGTATCCCTTTGACAGTGTAATTTGGGCATCTTGACAaaaatttcttgtgtttttggAATAGGAATCCTCCCCACCTAGCTGTTGAGTTACAAATAATTCTTGGCAAATGCACAACTCAGgatttctgcagctggaatAGAACCACTTTATAGGATGCAGCCTGAGTTTGTTGTGAAGTGATCCTCTGCTGTCTCTTACAGATAACAGTGGTATTTTTACTATAGAAGAATTGGAGTTGAAAACAAGAATTGTCTTTTTGAGGTAGAAACAGTGCAGCCAAATACTGTAGCTCAGCATTCAGAAATTGACATGGTCTCTACAAGTAGCCTTTCTTAGATGGATTGTGCCACTGTATTTCAGTAACATGATTGAGGACATGCTGCCATgccaagattatttttttaagtaggaGGATAGACACCAGCTCTGGTTTCTCTTCCATCCATCTGTCACTGACTCCTGAAGCTTCCCAGGTTGCCCATGGTGCTTGGTGTTGTGGGGCAAATGCAAGTCCCTGGTGAGAAATAGCAAAGCTGGGAAGGAGTGAATCCAAGCAGAGCTTCCCTGTACTATACCAATACGAGGAAAATGTTAATTCAGCTAAGCCTTTTTTACACTCTACTAATTACTACGGCATTTGTAAACATATGCCTGATGGTGCTTTATCTTTGTGGTGGCTTTGGCTCCAGTTCTGACAAACATTTTTGCTGGAGCTGCctatgattattatttttatagaagCAGTGTAAAAAAATGTGGACTCTCATGTGGGTTTTTGGTGCACTCAGATACAAGCAGTTACTAATGCTTTGAAATATGAATAATCACCATATGTATCTGATGGTCTTTTTCtgactttattttaatttcttttaatctaTGGCTGTTATCTGGAGCACTTTTGTTTGAATGTATCACATTGAATAAAGAAAAGTTATGGAATTTCAATGCAGACATTCTTGTATTTGTGCTGTGTTGGGTTGCACTTTCAATCTCATTTCAGCTATTATTTGTAAAGACATTCAGATACAGATTTATTAAAATCCTCTgtgctgtttattttccttcaattttCTTCTGCTCCCACCTGTTGgaagtttttgttttggtgtgttggttttggttttttggggagtCTTAATTACTTTATACATTTGAATGCTAATAATCAATCTTAGCTTTTGTATGACTCTTGCAGTTCTAAAGGCAGTCATGAGCTCTGATTAGTTGGAGCTGAAAATAACCTATTAGACTGAAAAGCCACATTGTTTTTATGAACTTCAGGGTAAATAAACTATGGAGGAATGTGAACCAGTCAGTATAAGGTCATAATTGAGGTCAGtccatcttcttttt is part of the Prinia subflava isolate CZ2003 ecotype Zambia chromosome 3, Cam_Psub_1.2, whole genome shotgun sequence genome and harbors:
- the PRSS23 gene encoding serine protease 23; the protein is MAALSTLILLLCAAKDVMPSSPHWKPTWPSYRVPVILPQSTLNLDKPQFDAEARLEVVSPCGPACHKSSPLPTYEEVKNYLSYETLYANGSLTETEVGIYILNNGGDGSRGRSRTKRQIYGYDSRFSIFGKDFLLNYPFSTSVKLSTGCTGTLVAEKHVLTAAHCIHDGKSYVKGAQKLRVGFLKPKQKDGSKGSNITNSAMPEKMKFQWIRVKRTHVPKGWIKGNANDIGMDYDYALLELKKPHKRKFMKIGVSPPARHLPGGRIHFSGYDNDRPGNLVYRFCDVKDETYDLLYQQCDAQPGASGSGVYVRMWKRQNHKWERKIIGIFSGHQWVDMNGTPQDFNVAVRITPLKYAQICYWIKGNYLDCREG